In one window of Armatimonadia bacterium DNA:
- a CDS encoding PilT/PilU family type 4a pilus ATPase, with translation MSEWKLEMWQDVIRAAAAVKASDVFWKPGTPPHAKMKGVVEMAPEGDSGPWPVMRQEDTEAIARSLMSDRAWERFLEFPEKDIGLSIEGVCRLRINIYRERGNVCGVMRIIPLDILTIDDLDMPPVLKDISMSPQGLVLVTGPTGCGKSTTLAAMIDHVNRNRKANIITVEDPIEYVHRDRNSIVSQREVGIDTEDFQPALKYAMRQAPDVILIGEMRDTITMSVAMQAAETGHLVFSTVHTTSAAETLERIVNMFPPHEKQQICMRLSRTLRAVISQSLVARKESQGRVAAMEIMVVTPTIQKFIEDGKPSEMYEAIVEGGHWGMMTKNQSLLYLYRDGFISADQALFWAGNRTEMRQMIRRLDGERSDAARKAAEAAEAEERLRRTRQRAAQQQAAAQAAQAAQEAQGNGSAPPPPPAGENG, from the coding sequence TTGAGTGAATGGAAGCTCGAGATGTGGCAGGACGTGATCCGGGCGGCTGCGGCGGTCAAGGCTTCGGACGTCTTCTGGAAGCCCGGCACCCCTCCCCACGCGAAGATGAAAGGCGTCGTTGAGATGGCGCCCGAGGGCGACAGTGGCCCCTGGCCCGTGATGAGGCAGGAGGACACTGAGGCTATCGCCCGCAGCCTCATGAGTGATCGCGCCTGGGAGCGTTTCCTCGAGTTCCCCGAGAAGGACATAGGTCTCAGCATCGAGGGCGTCTGCCGCCTTCGTATCAACATCTACCGCGAGCGGGGCAACGTCTGCGGGGTCATGCGTATCATCCCCCTGGACATCCTCACGATTGACGATCTGGACATGCCGCCGGTCCTCAAAGACATCTCCATGAGCCCGCAGGGGCTTGTCCTCGTTACCGGGCCCACCGGCTGCGGGAAGTCCACCACCCTGGCGGCGATGATCGACCACGTCAACCGCAACCGCAAGGCCAACATCATCACCGTCGAAGACCCAATCGAGTACGTTCACAGGGACCGGAACTCGATTGTCAGCCAGCGCGAGGTCGGCATCGACACCGAGGACTTCCAGCCTGCCCTGAAGTACGCCATGCGCCAGGCTCCCGACGTGATCCTCATCGGCGAGATGCGCGACACGATCACCATGAGCGTCGCCATGCAGGCAGCCGAAACCGGCCACCTGGTCTTCTCAACAGTTCACACCACGAGTGCTGCCGAGACCCTCGAGCGTATCGTCAACATGTTCCCGCCCCACGAGAAGCAGCAGATCTGCATGCGCTTGAGCCGCACACTGCGCGCCGTCATCTCCCAGTCACTGGTTGCCCGCAAGGAGAGCCAGGGACGGGTAGCTGCCATGGAGATCATGGTGGTCACGCCGACGATCCAGAAGTTCATCGAAGATGGCAAGCCTTCCGAAATGTACGAGGCCATTGTGGAAGGCGGCCACTGGGGTATGATGACCAAGAACCAGTCGCTGTTGTATCTGTACCGCGACGGGTTCATCAGCGCCGACCAGGCCCTGTTCTGGGCCGGCAACCGCACCGAGATGCGCCAGATGATCCGGCGCCTCGATGGGGAACGCTCCGATGCCGCCAGGAAGGCTGCCGAGGCTGCTGAGGCCGAGGAGCGGCTGCGACGGACACGGCAACGGGCTGCGCA